In Thermorudis peleae, a genomic segment contains:
- a CDS encoding threonine ammonia-lyase: MRLEPPTFQEILRARQVVRRYLPPTPLLYSPVLSERLDCEVYVKCESLQPIGAFKVRGGVYLLSKLSPEERARGVVTASTGNHGQSIAYAARLFGARAIIYAPEQTNPIKLAAMRRLGAEVVLTGRDFDEARQACEERAAAEGLRYIHSANEPDLIAGVGTYALEILDELPDPDVVIVPVGAGSGVCGTAIVMKTVNPAIRVVGVQTEGMPVVYESWRQGRLLALEGGSTFAEGLATRVAFELPLRIIRDLVDELILVSDRELCQAIVEFLEAVHLVAEGAGAASLAAAHRLQPQLAGKRVVLILSGGNITREILQWAMAVAEQHAAQPSA, translated from the coding sequence ATGCGCTTGGAGCCACCGACATTTCAAGAGATTCTCCGCGCCCGCCAGGTTGTCCGTCGCTATCTGCCGCCGACACCGCTCCTTTATTCTCCGGTGCTCAGCGAACGGCTTGATTGCGAAGTCTACGTCAAATGCGAGAGTTTGCAGCCGATTGGCGCGTTTAAAGTTCGTGGTGGCGTGTATCTCCTCAGCAAGCTGAGTCCTGAGGAGCGCGCTCGCGGGGTGGTCACGGCCTCAACCGGCAACCACGGGCAGTCAATTGCCTATGCAGCACGGCTTTTTGGCGCTCGTGCCATCATTTATGCCCCTGAGCAAACTAACCCGATCAAGCTTGCTGCGATGCGACGGCTTGGCGCTGAGGTCGTGTTAACGGGCCGAGATTTCGATGAGGCTCGCCAAGCCTGCGAGGAACGTGCCGCTGCTGAAGGCCTCCGCTATATCCACTCTGCGAACGAACCCGACCTCATCGCTGGCGTAGGGACATACGCTCTCGAAATTCTTGACGAGTTACCCGACCCGGATGTTGTGATTGTGCCGGTTGGAGCAGGCAGTGGCGTCTGTGGGACCGCGATTGTAATGAAGACTGTCAACCCTGCGATTCGGGTGGTTGGGGTGCAAACTGAAGGTATGCCGGTCGTCTACGAATCCTGGCGACAAGGCCGGTTGCTCGCGCTCGAGGGGGGCAGCACATTCGCAGAGGGGTTGGCGACACGTGTTGCCTTTGAGCTTCCGCTTCGCATCATTCGCGATCTCGTTGATGAGCTGATCCTGGTCAGTGATCGTGAACTCTGCCAGGCAATCGTTGAGTTTCTTGAGGCAGTTCACCTTGTTGCTGAAGGAGCTGGGGCTGCTTCCTTAGCAGCAGCGCATCGTCTGCAGCCGCAACTTGCCGGTAAGCGTGTCGTGCTTATTCTCAGCGGTGGCAACATTACCCGTGAAATATTGCAATGGGCAATGGCGGTGGCTGAGCAGCACGCAGCCCAGCCGTCAGCGTAA
- a CDS encoding glycosyltransferase family 4 protein, whose amino-acid sequence MVRVLMVTGEYPPMPGGVGDYTRCLVDALERRGCRCGVVTAVPAAGQQHVIATARRWGWSLIPLVRRAAHQMHADLVHIQYQAGAFDLHPAPTILPLFVRPRPCVVTFHDTNVPYLFPKAGPLRRWATILLARQSAAVIATNPEDASELAVWQARQLYRVPIGSNIPVSTNTSLAEGMKLLEQFRASRRPTIGFFGFLTPDKGIEVLLTALAKLPEPRPALVLIGGSQGATGKVHGAYAAAVEQRLATAPVPLLRTGYLDAEAVAAALAAVDLVVLPFAEGASLRHGTLIAALMAGAPVVTTTPARLEWIAPLRDREHCWLVPPRDPEALAHAIQMLLAAPQTRRHLGEAAKQLAVHAFAWETIADQHMTIYETVLSPSRMPPN is encoded by the coding sequence ATGGTACGCGTGCTGATGGTCACCGGCGAATATCCGCCAATGCCTGGAGGCGTCGGTGATTATACGCGTTGCCTTGTTGACGCCCTTGAACGGCGTGGCTGCCGGTGTGGCGTCGTAACGGCTGTGCCAGCCGCCGGCCAGCAACATGTGATCGCTACCGCTCGACGCTGGGGGTGGTCGCTTATCCCACTTGTCCGACGAGCGGCGCACCAGATGCACGCCGATCTTGTACACATCCAGTATCAGGCTGGCGCCTTTGATCTCCATCCTGCGCCAACGATCCTGCCACTATTCGTTCGTCCAAGGCCTTGTGTCGTGACGTTTCATGACACGAACGTGCCTTATCTCTTCCCTAAGGCTGGTCCACTTCGACGTTGGGCGACGATCCTTCTTGCTCGACAAAGTGCGGCAGTTATTGCTACGAATCCGGAAGATGCGAGCGAACTCGCTGTGTGGCAAGCACGACAGCTGTACCGGGTGCCAATTGGCAGTAATATCCCAGTTTCCACCAATACCTCTTTGGCAGAAGGAATGAAACTGCTTGAGCAGTTCCGAGCTAGCCGAAGGCCAACGATCGGTTTCTTTGGCTTTCTCACACCAGATAAAGGGATCGAGGTTTTGCTCACGGCCCTTGCGAAACTACCTGAGCCTCGGCCAGCCCTTGTCCTGATCGGCGGCTCCCAAGGAGCGACTGGCAAGGTTCATGGAGCGTATGCTGCTGCAGTTGAACAACGTCTTGCCACCGCTCCGGTTCCGCTCTTGCGCACTGGCTACCTTGATGCTGAAGCAGTTGCTGCTGCGCTTGCAGCGGTTGATCTCGTTGTCTTGCCTTTTGCTGAGGGGGCAAGTCTGCGTCATGGCACACTCATTGCTGCACTAATGGCGGGGGCACCGGTGGTCACTACCACCCCGGCGCGGCTAGAGTGGATTGCACCACTGCGCGACCGCGAGCATTGTTGGCTTGTCCCGCCACGAGACCCCGAGGCCCTTGCCCATGCTATCCAGATGTTGCTTGCTGCTCCTCAGACGCGCCGACATCTTGGTGAAGCTGCCAAGCAACTCGCTGTTCATGCGTTTGCCTGGGAAACCATTGCGGACCAGCACATGACGATCTATGAGACGGTGCTGAGTCCATCGCGCATGCCTCCAAATTGA
- a CDS encoding glycosyltransferase, with the protein MTEPLPITAVILTKNEARHLPGCLASVQGLVRHVLVVDSGSTDGTVQLAQSTGAEVVERPFSDFASQRNAALQLVRDPWVLFLDADERITPVLAREIRLALQHVRDEVTGFWLARQNFFFGRWVRAGGWWPDYQLRLFRVGQGRYRPDQLVHEVVELHGHAQTLHAPLLHVNYETVGEFVAKQFAYARLDAQARLQAGYRPRLRTYLGQPARAFWRRFVQLRGYRDGLLGLFLAGTLATAELVVWLLVRRGMHQHQRDESTVRVALAPLDPTISCSVVIVNYNVREHVLACLTSIAESCRSSGLNAEVIVVDNASSDGSVDAIQQQFPWARVIALPENRGYAAGVNAGIRAAHGAFIIVLNPDTRIVGDALAQLVATLRDHPDVGVVGPQLRYPDGRIQPSRRRFPTLLTALLESTVIQDYWRNNRVLRRYYMADFSDAEPHDVDWLVGACLGVRRQVIEQVGGMDERFFLYSEEVEWCWRIRRAGWRIVYEPRAVIVHVEGASAGQEPARRQIAFDTAKVQLYDILYGRPLAQFVRVFLLSNYLVRIAIEGGKWLLGHKRALRRQRVVRYWQAFRSGLRPASW; encoded by the coding sequence ATGACTGAGCCTTTACCAATAACTGCCGTTATCTTGACGAAGAATGAAGCACGGCATCTACCCGGTTGCCTTGCAAGTGTTCAAGGGCTCGTGCGTCATGTGTTGGTTGTCGATAGTGGGAGCACCGATGGAACGGTGCAGCTTGCGCAGTCTACTGGGGCCGAGGTTGTGGAGCGTCCGTTCTCTGACTTTGCGAGTCAACGCAACGCGGCGCTTCAGCTTGTGCGTGACCCGTGGGTGCTCTTTCTCGATGCTGACGAACGCATTACTCCAGTTCTGGCTCGCGAAATACGACTTGCACTTCAGCATGTGAGGGACGAGGTCACTGGCTTTTGGCTTGCCCGGCAAAACTTTTTCTTCGGTCGTTGGGTTCGGGCTGGAGGATGGTGGCCGGACTATCAGCTTCGACTCTTTCGTGTTGGCCAGGGCCGTTATCGTCCTGATCAACTGGTCCATGAGGTTGTTGAACTTCATGGCCACGCCCAGACGCTGCACGCACCGTTGCTCCATGTGAACTATGAGACTGTGGGCGAATTTGTTGCGAAGCAATTCGCTTACGCTCGGCTCGACGCCCAAGCTCGCCTACAAGCAGGATACCGGCCGCGCTTGCGGACATATCTTGGACAACCTGCGCGAGCGTTCTGGCGACGATTTGTGCAGCTACGTGGGTATCGTGATGGGCTGCTCGGCCTTTTCCTGGCAGGAACGCTTGCCACGGCTGAGCTCGTGGTCTGGTTACTGGTGCGTCGTGGTATGCACCAGCATCAACGCGATGAATCCACGGTGCGTGTTGCGCTCGCGCCGCTCGATCCAACAATTTCCTGCTCCGTCGTGATTGTTAACTACAACGTCCGCGAGCATGTGCTTGCATGCCTGACATCGATCGCAGAAAGTTGTCGGTCGAGCGGGCTGAATGCTGAGGTGATTGTCGTCGATAACGCGTCGTCCGATGGATCAGTTGATGCGATCCAACAGCAATTTCCTTGGGCCCGTGTCATCGCTCTCCCGGAGAATCGGGGCTACGCCGCTGGTGTCAACGCCGGCATTCGTGCGGCACACGGCGCGTTCATCATTGTGCTGAATCCAGACACACGAATTGTTGGTGATGCGCTTGCTCAGCTTGTTGCGACGTTGCGTGATCATCCTGATGTTGGCGTTGTTGGACCACAGCTTCGGTATCCTGATGGACGCATTCAGCCATCCCGGCGCCGGTTTCCTACGTTGCTCACGGCTCTGCTTGAAAGTACAGTGATTCAGGACTATTGGCGAAATAATCGGGTCCTTCGCCGCTACTATATGGCCGACTTCTCTGATGCTGAACCGCACGATGTCGATTGGCTTGTCGGCGCATGTCTCGGGGTTCGTCGACAAGTCATTGAGCAAGTCGGGGGGATGGACGAGCGGTTCTTTCTCTATAGTGAGGAAGTTGAGTGGTGCTGGCGAATTCGTCGAGCTGGCTGGCGCATTGTCTATGAACCGCGCGCAGTCATTGTCCATGTCGAGGGGGCAAGCGCTGGCCAGGAGCCAGCACGGCGACAGATTGCTTTTGATACTGCCAAGGTGCAACTCTATGACATACTCTATGGCCGTCCTCTTGCACAATTTGTCCGTGTTTTTCTGCTGAGTAATTACCTGGTGCGGATCGCGATTGAAGGCGGGAAATGGCTTTTGGGCCATAAGCGCGCCTTGCGCCGCCAGCGTGTCGTCCGCTACTGGCAAGCGTTTCGCTCCGGGCTGCGTCCGGCGAGTTGGTAG
- a CDS encoding NERD domain-containing protein yields the protein MRVVRNVGTIKTHQRVSRLLLVAGLLCLFGSIVMTLYPQLLIGAYIVLIAGFLSFNAGMQSWAKWNHRPRPDELLDSTLRRLNDRYTLIHYPNISGRFPPEHILVWPGGLLVITTRELAGRIQVNGKRWRRLDNLLLRIFTFGGPPLGNPTVECLGQQEALKSFLEQQDLPGADTIEGLIVFVNDRVELQVIQSELTVVTRKELPDAVRALGNERRLHAKEIEEIVTALSQGEAVEGPIALPTRIAEEKKARTA from the coding sequence GTGCGTGTCGTTCGCAATGTTGGAACAATCAAAACACACCAACGCGTCTCACGACTGCTCCTCGTCGCGGGCTTACTCTGTCTGTTTGGCTCTATCGTGATGACGCTCTATCCGCAACTCCTCATTGGCGCCTACATTGTCCTCATTGCAGGGTTTCTTTCGTTCAATGCTGGCATGCAGAGCTGGGCAAAATGGAATCACCGTCCACGTCCCGACGAATTGCTTGATAGCACCCTACGGCGACTCAATGACCGATATACGCTGATCCATTACCCGAATATCAGTGGCCGTTTTCCTCCTGAACACATCCTAGTATGGCCTGGTGGCCTGCTTGTGATTACCACGCGCGAACTTGCTGGGCGCATTCAGGTAAATGGAAAACGCTGGCGCCGGCTCGATAATCTGTTGCTCCGCATCTTCACGTTCGGGGGGCCACCTCTTGGCAATCCAACCGTTGAATGTCTCGGACAACAGGAAGCACTTAAGTCATTTCTTGAACAGCAAGACTTGCCGGGAGCTGATACGATCGAGGGATTGATTGTTTTTGTTAACGACCGCGTCGAACTGCAAGTCATTCAAAGCGAGCTAACTGTCGTCACACGGAAAGAGCTCCCCGACGCCGTGCGTGCGCTCGGCAACGAGCGCCGGCTCCATGCCAAAGAGATCGAGGAAATCGTTACGGCGCTCTCACAAGGCGAGGCTGTCGAAGGGCCAATTGCGCTCCCAACACGCATAGCAGAGGAGAAAAAGGCTCGGACAGCATAG
- the pyrF gene encoding orotidine-5'-phosphate decarboxylase, which yields MRWEERISAAIARCGAPLCIGLDPMLEHLPQHLPRTPEAIVHFNRAIIEATAAFACAYKPNLAFYLMHGPAGIAALEETRRLIPPTHLAILDAKVGDIASTTAAYAEAFFTRWQFDAVTVQPYVGEEGLRPLLLRPEHGVFVLARTSNPGAKELQDLVVEQNGVGQPIYQVVAQRVRMWHAQHGTCGLVVGATYPAELAAVRQACPELPLLIPGIGAQAGDLAQAVAAVRQGHGPALFTATRSVIYASNGRDFADAARQAAQSLHEALRQAFQN from the coding sequence ATGCGGTGGGAAGAGCGAATCTCAGCAGCGATCGCCCGATGCGGCGCTCCGCTTTGTATTGGGCTTGACCCGATGCTCGAGCACCTGCCCCAACACTTGCCACGTACTCCAGAGGCTATTGTGCACTTCAACCGCGCCATCATTGAGGCAACAGCTGCGTTTGCTTGTGCGTACAAGCCAAACTTGGCCTTTTATTTGATGCACGGCCCAGCTGGTATCGCTGCGCTTGAAGAAACGCGTCGGCTCATCCCCCCCACTCACCTTGCTATTCTCGATGCCAAAGTCGGAGATATTGCGAGCACGACAGCAGCGTACGCCGAAGCCTTTTTCACCCGTTGGCAATTCGACGCTGTCACGGTGCAGCCGTACGTTGGAGAGGAAGGGCTTCGCCCGCTCTTGCTACGCCCTGAGCATGGTGTGTTCGTCCTGGCACGAACCTCAAATCCAGGCGCAAAAGAACTGCAAGACCTGGTGGTGGAACAAAACGGAGTTGGCCAGCCCATCTACCAAGTCGTCGCGCAACGCGTCCGAATGTGGCATGCCCAACACGGTACGTGTGGGCTCGTGGTTGGCGCAACCTATCCAGCAGAATTAGCCGCAGTGCGACAGGCTTGCCCGGAACTTCCGTTGCTTATTCCGGGGATCGGCGCCCAAGCTGGAGATCTTGCCCAAGCTGTTGCAGCTGTTCGACAGGGGCATGGGCCGGCACTTTTCACAGCAACCCGCTCAGTCATATACGCAAGCAATGGCCGTGACTTTGCCGACGCAGCGCGACAGGCCGCCCAATCATTGCATGAGGCACTCCGCCAAGCCTTCCAAAACTGA
- the holB gene encoding DNA polymerase III subunit delta' yields the protein MTEEIRSNHNWNIIGHEAAVRQLQQALSRGQLAHAYLFSGPPHIGRRTLAVRFSQALCCQAPDDERPCGQCPACRRISHGTHPDFITISSPQGDTHGGNTRISIETIREIRTAITLRPLEAPYRIVLLDGADELSHDAADALLKTLEEPPSYAIFLLIVTSPEDLPETVRSRCQLIPLHPVPRMRVRAVLEAQGYPSSDAALIAQLSQGRVGLALQLAEDPAQLERYRTAGQIGLTMLTNRLNALLQARELAERYRRGQRETVTHQLSVLITLWDDLLALRAGLSERIAFVEFRETLDSLAQRWDIAAIAQGLAATCRALADLEANVQARLALDTMVLAWPNPPA from the coding sequence ATGACTGAAGAGATCAGGAGTAATCACAACTGGAACATAATTGGCCATGAGGCAGCTGTACGCCAACTGCAGCAAGCACTATCGCGCGGACAGCTTGCTCATGCCTACCTTTTCAGCGGGCCGCCGCACATTGGCCGGCGCACGCTCGCCGTGCGCTTTAGTCAAGCGCTTTGCTGTCAAGCTCCTGATGACGAACGGCCGTGCGGCCAGTGTCCCGCCTGTCGACGCATAAGCCACGGAACGCATCCTGACTTCATCACGATATCATCTCCTCAAGGCGACACGCATGGAGGCAATACTCGGATTTCGATTGAAACGATCCGCGAGATCCGGACAGCGATCACGCTTCGCCCGCTTGAGGCTCCATACCGTATCGTGCTCCTTGATGGTGCTGACGAACTTTCGCATGACGCTGCCGATGCCCTGCTCAAGACCCTTGAGGAACCACCGTCGTATGCGATCTTCCTCTTAATCGTAACCAGCCCTGAAGACCTGCCAGAAACGGTGCGGTCGCGCTGTCAGCTGATTCCTTTGCATCCGGTGCCACGAATGCGCGTTCGTGCTGTCCTTGAGGCACAAGGCTATCCTTCGAGCGATGCAGCGCTTATTGCCCAACTCAGCCAAGGACGAGTTGGGCTCGCGCTACAACTTGCAGAGGATCCTGCCCAGCTCGAGCGTTATCGCACTGCAGGACAGATCGGCCTTACCATGCTGACGAATCGGCTCAACGCACTGCTCCAGGCACGCGAGCTTGCTGAACGCTATCGGCGTGGTCAGCGTGAGACAGTTACGCATCAGCTGAGTGTGCTTATCACGCTCTGGGACGACCTTCTTGCTCTTCGCGCTGGCCTCAGCGAGCGGATCGCCTTCGTCGAATTCCGCGAGACCCTTGATTCGTTGGCACAGCGGTGGGACATCGCCGCAATTGCCCAAGGACTTGCCGCAACGTGCCGTGCGCTTGCCGATCTTGAGGCTAACGTTCAAGCCCGTCTTGCCCTTGACACGATGGTGCTCGCATGGCCAAATCCACCAGCATGA
- a CDS encoding glycosyltransferase family 2 protein — MREQADLAVLIVTWNNASVIDACLRSLAEELQASKLRGDVLIIDNASTDGTPALVHNRYPWVRVMALPANEGFARANNRGIRDTSAPALLLLNPDTVLLPGALSALWRALWAAPHIGLVGACLLNPDGSLQSAGYRFPGFIQNFFDFFPLHQRLIGSRFNGRFGPGDGLTPFAIDHPLGACMLVRREAVDQVGLLDERYFYYSEEIDWCRRMRAHGWTVLTAPAARVIHYGGWSSRQVSTASLLQLHRSRARYFRRWHGRRFVRVLWGLALLATVRAWLQALVSPRRQAQRVQLELLHEIARIYADAARTVDDD, encoded by the coding sequence ATGCGCGAGCAGGCTGATCTCGCAGTACTGATCGTAACGTGGAATAACGCATCCGTGATTGACGCTTGTCTTCGTTCGCTCGCTGAGGAGCTGCAAGCTAGCAAGCTCCGCGGAGATGTCCTGATCATAGACAATGCCTCGACAGATGGCACGCCCGCCCTTGTGCACAATCGCTATCCCTGGGTTCGCGTGATGGCATTGCCTGCAAACGAGGGGTTTGCGCGTGCGAACAACCGCGGGATACGCGACACGTCCGCCCCAGCGCTTCTCTTGCTGAACCCTGACACAGTGCTTTTGCCTGGCGCGCTTTCTGCCCTCTGGAGGGCACTCTGGGCAGCGCCGCATATCGGCCTTGTTGGTGCTTGCTTGCTTAATCCTGATGGATCATTGCAATCTGCAGGATATCGGTTCCCAGGCTTTATCCAGAACTTCTTTGATTTTTTCCCGCTGCACCAGCGTCTCATTGGCTCTCGGTTTAATGGTCGGTTTGGGCCAGGCGATGGCTTGACGCCGTTTGCCATTGATCATCCACTTGGCGCGTGCATGCTCGTGCGGCGAGAAGCAGTTGATCAGGTTGGGCTACTGGATGAGCGCTACTTCTATTACAGCGAGGAGATCGATTGGTGTCGGCGGATGCGGGCGCATGGCTGGACGGTGCTCACTGCGCCCGCTGCTCGTGTGATCCACTATGGCGGGTGGAGCAGCCGTCAGGTTTCGACTGCAAGCCTCTTGCAATTGCATCGCAGCCGGGCCCGCTATTTCCGTCGCTGGCATGGCCGACGTTTTGTCCGTGTGCTTTGGGGATTAGCTCTGTTGGCAACGGTGCGGGCCTGGCTTCAGGCATTGGTGTCACCGCGGCGTCAAGCACAACGTGTACAGCTCGAGCTATTGCATGAAATTGCACGTATCTATGCAGATGCTGCGCGGACCGTCGACGATGACTGA
- a CDS encoding tetratricopeptide repeat protein has protein sequence MLEQFGRWLRRRQGIERNPLYRLAEDAVAGRIPVEQAYAGAEAPTTLARLADGDLWEVLNESGRIALDHPEHALLLARLVILAARQKGFDRVLMEANLRAADLLAELGETSEQELHLREALRAAQRIANVVGQRRALARLARLAFDRGDHEKARELLLKQLESGREDTDTLEDVETALMLGDLARQDGNLEAAREFYHRAARSARRVGHYAGMVDALLRQVVILRELGDLDAAYVLLQQAQEAAERTIDHRLQAEIAIQIGALLGEKGRFAHARSALVTALDRARAAGDLTMESRCLVGLTSLERRIGRLQDAAEHYQQLANLERRLGNRSAALRAVLDAAELQLEARQPARALELIQGIMGEIPEDDLALRQRVFGLLGLAHGALDHRGEALEYLSNALQLARQRDSAADEARWLAGAGELLLQFGELSDAQSAAQQAVVLARKAGDPRVEAQGLALLGAVSLNRGLAREAESCLSRAVALAAETGDVAGQLRYLLSLAELQRRLTNPHGAIGYLRQALDLAARTGNAEVRARLHGQIAQLYQSLNFLPEAIEHYRAALAAAQEIDALSLMARALRGLAIVLDLQGDTQEAIATYRQAITLSEQLGDRRAALALHYNLGALLLDRGNDGEARYHLRLAYDLARQLGEREMAETIRDLVGPLMPSASGNHRDALPSETAQQSDADDIVLSEITLRPAPEHYRELFRD, from the coding sequence ATGCTCGAGCAGTTTGGACGGTGGTTGAGACGACGACAAGGGATCGAGCGCAACCCACTCTATCGCTTGGCTGAAGATGCCGTTGCTGGGCGGATTCCTGTTGAGCAGGCCTATGCTGGTGCCGAAGCGCCAACAACGCTCGCACGTCTGGCCGATGGCGATCTCTGGGAAGTTTTGAACGAGTCTGGTCGGATCGCACTCGATCATCCAGAGCATGCTCTCCTCCTAGCGCGGTTGGTCATCCTGGCGGCTCGACAAAAGGGCTTTGATCGAGTCTTGATGGAGGCGAATCTGCGTGCAGCGGATTTGCTTGCTGAGTTAGGAGAGACATCGGAGCAGGAGCTGCATCTCCGAGAAGCGCTTCGCGCTGCGCAACGCATTGCCAACGTCGTTGGCCAACGCCGAGCTCTGGCACGGCTTGCTCGGCTTGCATTTGATCGCGGCGACCACGAGAAGGCGCGTGAACTCTTGTTGAAGCAGCTTGAATCAGGCCGCGAAGATACCGATACGCTTGAAGATGTTGAAACCGCGCTGATGCTTGGAGATCTTGCTCGTCAAGACGGCAATCTTGAGGCTGCCCGTGAGTTCTACCACCGTGCTGCGCGGAGCGCGCGGCGCGTTGGACACTATGCCGGGATGGTGGATGCGCTGCTCCGCCAGGTCGTTATTCTGCGCGAACTCGGTGACCTCGACGCTGCCTATGTCCTCTTGCAGCAAGCACAGGAGGCAGCTGAGCGGACGATTGATCACCGGCTGCAGGCTGAGATTGCGATTCAAATTGGCGCGCTCTTAGGAGAGAAAGGGCGCTTTGCCCATGCCCGTAGTGCGCTTGTTACCGCGCTTGACCGTGCCCGTGCTGCTGGTGACTTAACGATGGAGAGCCGGTGCCTCGTCGGGCTGACCTCTCTTGAGCGGCGGATTGGCCGCCTGCAAGATGCTGCTGAGCACTATCAACAGCTGGCCAATCTGGAGCGTCGGCTCGGGAATCGATCGGCAGCACTGCGCGCGGTGCTCGATGCAGCGGAACTCCAGCTCGAAGCGCGTCAGCCTGCGCGTGCTCTCGAACTCATTCAGGGCATCATGGGAGAGATTCCGGAAGATGATCTTGCCTTACGGCAGCGCGTATTTGGCTTGCTTGGCCTCGCTCACGGTGCACTCGATCATCGCGGTGAGGCATTAGAGTATCTCTCTAATGCCTTGCAGCTTGCGCGACAGCGGGATTCTGCTGCTGACGAAGCGCGCTGGCTTGCTGGAGCTGGTGAACTTCTCTTGCAGTTTGGTGAGCTGAGTGATGCTCAAAGTGCTGCACAGCAGGCAGTGGTACTTGCTCGAAAGGCCGGTGATCCACGGGTTGAAGCACAAGGGCTGGCGCTCCTTGGCGCCGTTTCACTGAATCGTGGACTTGCTCGAGAAGCCGAATCCTGCTTAAGCCGGGCTGTAGCCCTTGCTGCTGAAACGGGCGATGTCGCTGGGCAGCTGCGTTATCTTCTTTCCCTTGCTGAGTTGCAGCGTCGACTGACAAATCCTCACGGTGCTATTGGCTACTTACGCCAAGCGCTTGACCTTGCCGCCAGGACCGGTAACGCAGAAGTGCGTGCTCGGCTCCATGGACAAATCGCACAGCTTTACCAGTCTTTGAATTTTCTCCCGGAGGCTATCGAGCATTACCGTGCTGCGCTTGCGGCCGCACAGGAAATTGACGCGTTGTCACTTATGGCTCGAGCGCTCCGTGGGCTTGCGATTGTCCTCGATTTGCAAGGCGACACCCAAGAAGCGATTGCCACGTATCGGCAAGCTATTACGCTCAGTGAGCAACTTGGTGATCGGCGAGCAGCGCTTGCTCTGCACTACAACCTTGGTGCTCTGCTGCTGGATCGGGGCAACGATGGTGAGGCTCGCTACCACTTGCGGTTAGCGTACGATTTGGCTCGGCAACTTGGTGAGCGCGAGATGGCTGAAACCATCCGGGATCTCGTTGGCCCGCTGATGCCTTCAGCGAGTGGGAACCACCGCGACGCATTGCCTTCTGAGACTGCGCAGCAAAGTGACGCCGACGATATTGTTTTGAGTGAGATCACACTCCGCCCGGCTCCTGAACACTATCGTGAGCTCTTCCGCGACTAG